A region of Lycium barbarum isolate Lr01 chromosome 1, ASM1917538v2, whole genome shotgun sequence DNA encodes the following proteins:
- the LOC132630810 gene encoding uncharacterized protein LOC132630810 gives MIATIWNTDVQGQENSACRLKIQKGPDSIQVGWRADRILYGDSKARLFIHFQAGNTQCFNTLCQGFVLVDRSIQLDQAFDHVSQRGSQQFAMTAYIDRDLANGNWWLLLGRNQTAVGFWPPRIFTALANDFATNVEWGGVTYTPPGVPYIPMGAGFWPTIPDPTLDAYCRGLAVLDDKGQTINAKGTTKVLDSPIVYRVIDEPKWGSGKFPHYVFYGGPEDPDGDTPPRVPKVLKN, from the exons ATGATAGCTACTATTTGGAATACTGATGTTCAAGGTCAAGAAAATAGTGCGTGCAGATTGAAGATTCAAAAAGGACCCGATAGTATACAAGTTGGTTGGAGA GCGGATCGAATATTATATGGGGACAGTAAAGCTAGGCTTTTTATACATTTTCAA GCTGGAAACACACAATGCTTCAACACACTATGTCAGGGTTTTGTATTAGTAGACAGATCGATACAACttgatcaagcatttgatcatgTTTCTCAACGAGGGTCGCAACAATTTGCGATGACTGCATACATCgatcgg GATCTAGCAAATGGAAACTGGTGGTTGTTACTTGGAAGAAATCAAACAGCTGTTGGTTTTTGGCCTCCAAGGATTTTCACCGCATTAGCAAACGACTTTGCGACAAATGTTGAGTGGGGAGGAGTGACATATACTCCACCAGGTGTACCTTATATTCCAATGGGCGCTGGTTTTTGGCCTACAATTCCAGATCCTACGCTTGATGCTTATTGTAGGGGACTTGCAGTTTTAGATGATAAAGGGCAGACGATAAATGCAAAAGGCACAACCAAAGTTCTTGACAGTCCAATAGTGTACCGGGTCATTGATGAACCCAAGTGGGGATCTGGAAAGTTCCCACATTATGTATTTTATGGGGGACCTGAAGATCCAGATGGAGATACTCCACCACGTGTACCTAAAGTACTAAAGAATTAA
- the LOC132609926 gene encoding uncharacterized protein LOC132609926, translating into MNSEYVLFIKEIFYTLFFALLSEYVYSSKRCLQTIFFSPFYQRMFIHQRNVLQTLLMSYLLLSYDGVQGEIKLSKLEELALDKQLKLLNKPAVKTIKTEWGDTYDCVDFYKQPAFDHPSLNNHNFHPEMKSTLSTTQQIPSDSTVDISSRIWSENESCPFGTVPIKRVTKDDLIRQRRVPPLENLTFEAQLEDTNNLESAGRYMVHEHHLNTSS; encoded by the exons atgaaTTCAGAGTATGTTTTATTCATCAAAGAAATATTTTACACACTTTTTTTTGCCCTTTTATCAGAGTATGTTTATTCATCAAAGAGATGTctacaaactatttttttttcacCCTTTTATCAGAGAATGTTCATTCACCAAAGAAATGTTCTACAAACTTTGTTGATGTCATATTTGCTTTTGAGTTATGACGGAGTTCAAGGGGAAATTAAGTTGTCCAAACTAGAGGAATTAGCGTTGGACAAGCAACTAAAACTTTTAAACAAACCAGCAGTCAAAACAATTAAG ACTGAATGGGGAGATACATACGATTGTGTGGATTTCTACAAACAACCTGCATTTGATCATCCATCGTTGAACAATCACAATTTTCATCCTGAG ATGAAATCCACTTTATCAACGACACAACAAATTCCAAGTGACTCGACTGTTGATATATCTTCGAGGATATGGTCAGAGAATGAAAGTTGTCCTTTTGGAACTGTTCCCATCAAAAGAGTTACCAAAGATGATCTTATTAGACAAAGACGTGTGCCACCGCTAGAAAATTTAACATTTGAAGCTCAATTAGAGGAT ACTAACAATCTAGAGTCAGCAGGAAGATACATGGTACATGAACATCATTTGAACACTTCTTCTTAG